Part of the Halobacteriovoraceae bacterium genome is shown below.
TCTTTTGTTTCGTTTGTCTTAGAATCAAACTGTTTGACAGCAATTTTAAATTCTTCAGAGATAAACGCCTTATATTTCCCATCAGAATATTCTATATATGCTTTTTCTCTACTTTCTTCATTAATTCTAGCTAATTCAAGTTTTTGGATTTCGTGAGGTACTTTCAAACAAGAGGGAGCTCCAATCAAAATTGCTTCATAACTTTGTTTATCTTTCATGAGAGTTAAGTTTTGAATTGAATACTTGCCTTCTTTAAGTTCACATATTAATTCTTTCTCAATTTGAGTGTTCATCTGTTTTTGACAAGAAATAAGTCCTATGACAAGAGAATAAAGGATAAAAGGCTTCACAAAAACTCCTTATTTTCAAATAGTTACGCCGCATTTTCATCTTACTTACTTAGTGTTGTCAATTACAAAAATAGTAGTGAATACTCAAAAAATTAAAGCTGTATAAAGGATAATGTTTTCAAATCTTTTGAACTTAAATGTAGTTGATACAAGAAATAATCAAGTATGAGTTTTGAGCAATAGTCTCGAGTGATAGAAGTTTCTTTATATTTAGAATATTTTGTATGAAATATTTGGCCTAAAACAAGCCATGCAGACTTTCCATTTTGTATAGTATTTCTATCAATCTGATCAACCGATTCGCTCAGGGCAAAACCACCGTGTTCATTTAGCAAAACAACCTGATCGCTGGGAGTAAGATCATTGCCTGATAGGACACAGTTCATTCTCTCTGGAAAAACACCTTGCTCCATTAAGAGCTTTCCCAGGAAAAGATTAAAATGTTGATAGAAAGAAAACGTTTGAGATTTGATGGATTCTTCCAGATAAAAGATCGCATTGCTCAAGACTCGAAAAAGACCTACATCAGACTGATCAATATCATCATGGTTTTCAATGAGGTCATCTTTTTGTGCAATTTTACTAATAATTTCTATATAAAAACAAAGAAGG
Proteins encoded:
- a CDS encoding recombination protein O N-terminal domain-containing protein codes for the protein MKQKLEGIVLSKVPHKERDILARLLLRNGKSISVYFYGAQGGGKKQKGSMLEIGHLISLTLNISQNKTDVYSVKEWKLKWHYEKLRNSFQSFNLLCFYIEIISKIAQKDDLIENHDDIDQSDVGLFRVLSNAIFYLEESIKSQTFSFYQHFNLFLGKLLMEQGVFPERMNCVLSGNDLTPSDQVVLLNEHGGFALSESVDQIDRNTIQNGKSAWLVLGQIFHTKYSKYKETSITRDYCSKLILDYFLYQLHLSSKDLKTLSFIQL